A genomic segment from Burkholderia plantarii encodes:
- a CDS encoding HIT family protein, with protein sequence MAYDDNNIFAKILRGELPCTKVCETDTTIAFMDIMPQSPAHVLIVPKEAAVMLYELSDEAAAECIRMSKRVALAIREALQPDGLFVGQFNGEAAGQTVPHVHFHLIPRWATQPLGAHSREVADPAELTAMAERIRAALK encoded by the coding sequence ATGGCTTACGACGACAACAACATCTTCGCGAAGATCCTGCGCGGCGAGCTGCCCTGCACGAAGGTCTGCGAGACCGATACGACGATCGCGTTCATGGACATCATGCCCCAGTCGCCGGCGCACGTGCTGATCGTGCCGAAGGAAGCGGCGGTGATGCTCTACGAGCTGTCCGATGAAGCGGCGGCCGAGTGCATTCGCATGAGCAAGCGCGTCGCGCTCGCGATCCGCGAGGCGCTGCAGCCGGACGGCCTGTTCGTCGGCCAGTTCAACGGCGAGGCGGCCGGGCAGACGGTGCCGCACGTCCACTTCCACCTGATCCCGCGCTGGGCCACCCAGCCGCTCGGCGCGCACTCGCGCGAGGTGGCCGATCCCGCCGAACTGACGGCCATGGCCGAGCGGATTCGCGCGGCGCTGAAGTAA
- a CDS encoding phospholipase D family protein, which yields MPATPVRREPCVRHPAHAARRFAVAALAALWLAGCATHPPATTLSRPVSHALPPDTPTPLRDALAAPERAHPGQSGFRVLSVGTDALQMRIALARAATKTLDMQYYIATEDTTGKLLLAAALYAADRGVRVRMLVDDLNFKDIGQVMASLNAHPNIEIRVFNPFGATGRGVFARTADFVSKIDRFTRRMHNKAMIADNQLAIVGGRNLGDEYFSASPTLQFRDLDVLAAGPVTADISRSFDTYWASASAYPLRVLDHQHFDPQDLDRTRDALREHWRENATPYDAKPLNATPLADQIAREQLGLVWANATFAVDSPEKIAMAAGTYQSPPMQQLAMLTKEARREFLLISPYFVPHDAGVEALGQLVARGVRVAVLTNSLAATDAVAVQAGYAPYRVPLLERGVELYEFRAEQPQGSTMRMFGSQSRASLHAKAYVVDRSTLVIGSLNLDPRSAYLNTELALVIRSPQLAGEVATLFDHVTAPTESYRVTLADPSPSPNGWHSPLVWTDVEDGQQRTYSVDPHAGLLRNALTGLFRMLPVDGQL from the coding sequence GTGCCGGCCACCCCCGTCCGTCGCGAGCCGTGCGTCCGCCACCCGGCGCACGCGGCTCGCCGCTTCGCCGTAGCCGCCCTGGCCGCGCTGTGGCTAGCCGGCTGCGCCACGCATCCGCCCGCCACCACGCTGTCGCGCCCCGTCTCGCACGCGCTGCCGCCGGATACGCCCACGCCGCTGCGCGACGCGCTCGCGGCGCCGGAGCGCGCGCATCCGGGGCAATCGGGCTTTCGCGTGCTGTCGGTCGGCACCGACGCGCTGCAGATGCGCATCGCGCTCGCGCGCGCGGCCACCAAAACGCTCGACATGCAGTACTACATCGCCACCGAGGACACCACCGGCAAGCTGCTGCTGGCCGCGGCGCTCTACGCGGCCGATCGCGGCGTGCGGGTGCGGATGCTGGTGGACGACCTGAACTTCAAGGACATCGGGCAGGTGATGGCGTCGCTGAACGCGCATCCGAACATCGAGATCCGCGTGTTCAACCCGTTCGGGGCGACCGGGCGCGGCGTGTTCGCGCGCACCGCCGATTTCGTCTCGAAGATCGACCGCTTCACGCGGCGCATGCACAACAAGGCGATGATCGCCGACAACCAGCTCGCGATCGTCGGCGGCCGCAACCTCGGCGACGAGTATTTCAGCGCGAGCCCGACGCTGCAGTTCCGCGATCTCGACGTGCTCGCGGCCGGCCCCGTCACGGCCGACATTTCGCGCAGCTTCGACACCTACTGGGCGAGCGCGAGCGCCTACCCGCTGCGCGTGCTCGATCACCAGCATTTCGATCCGCAGGATCTCGATCGCACGCGCGACGCGCTGCGCGAGCACTGGCGCGAGAACGCCACCCCCTACGACGCGAAGCCGCTGAACGCCACGCCGCTCGCCGACCAGATCGCACGCGAGCAACTCGGGCTGGTGTGGGCCAATGCGACGTTCGCGGTCGATTCGCCGGAAAAGATCGCGATGGCGGCCGGCACCTACCAGAGCCCGCCGATGCAGCAGCTGGCGATGCTGACCAAGGAGGCGCGCCGCGAATTCCTGCTGATCTCGCCATACTTCGTGCCGCACGACGCCGGCGTCGAGGCGCTCGGCCAGCTCGTCGCGCGCGGCGTGCGGGTGGCCGTGCTGACCAATTCGCTCGCGGCCACCGACGCGGTGGCCGTGCAGGCCGGCTACGCGCCCTACCGCGTGCCGCTGCTCGAACGCGGCGTGGAGCTCTACGAATTCCGTGCCGAGCAGCCGCAAGGCTCGACCATGCGGATGTTCGGCTCGCAGTCGCGCGCGAGCCTGCATGCGAAGGCCTACGTGGTGGACCGCAGCACGCTGGTGATCGGCTCGCTCAATCTCGATCCGCGCTCGGCCTACCTCAACACCGAACTCGCGCTGGTGATCCGCAGCCCGCAGCTGGCCGGCGAAGTCGCCACGCTGTTCGACCACGTCACGGCGCCGACCGAGAGCTACCGCGTGACGCTGGCCGATCCGTCGCCGTCGCCGAACGGCTGGCATTCGCCGCTGGTCTGGACCGACGTGGAGGATGGCCAGCAGCGCACCTACAGCGTCGATCCGCACGCGGGGCTGCTGCGCAACGCGCTGACGGGGCTGTTCCGGATGCTGCCGGTGGACGGCCAGCTGTGA
- a CDS encoding DUF445 domain-containing protein, protein MRDKAAELKASKRRALGLLIGVTAVFIVTLGFPGGVWVDGVKAVAEAAMVGALADWFAVAALFRRVPIPIVSRHTEIVPRNQARIADNLAQFVHDRFLDPASIVALIRRHDPAERFAQWLVEPANKALLGGYVARLASLALDMVDDARVRGFIRDALRAALDRIDLSRSAGAILETLTHDGRHQQLLDDGIAQLVALLREPDNRAAIAAYIVEWLKGRYPKMERVMPTAWISESGAELIANTVTRMLGQIGEDPDHQLRRSFDATAERLVERLKTDPRFLEKGEELKRYLRDGEAFNGYVAELWTQLRDWLKADLAREDSVLHRQAAALGGWLGERLAASPALRASMNEHVEKAAAEMAPEFAVFLTRHISDTVRNWDTAEMSRQVELNIGRDLQSIRVNGTVVGGLIGLALYLVTCAARWAGAWVPPH, encoded by the coding sequence ATGCGGGACAAGGCGGCGGAACTGAAGGCGAGCAAGCGGCGCGCGCTCGGATTGCTGATCGGCGTGACGGCCGTGTTCATCGTCACGCTGGGTTTCCCGGGCGGCGTCTGGGTGGACGGCGTGAAGGCCGTGGCCGAGGCCGCGATGGTGGGCGCGCTGGCCGACTGGTTCGCGGTGGCGGCGCTGTTCCGGCGTGTGCCGATCCCGATCGTGTCGCGCCATACCGAGATCGTGCCGCGCAATCAGGCACGCATCGCCGACAATCTCGCGCAGTTCGTGCATGACCGCTTTCTCGATCCGGCCTCGATCGTCGCGCTGATCCGGCGCCACGATCCGGCCGAACGCTTCGCGCAGTGGCTCGTCGAGCCGGCCAACAAGGCGCTGCTCGGCGGCTACGTGGCGAGGCTCGCGAGCCTCGCGCTCGACATGGTCGACGACGCGCGCGTGCGCGGCTTCATTCGCGACGCATTGCGCGCCGCGCTGGACCGGATCGACCTGTCGCGCTCGGCCGGCGCGATCCTCGAGACGCTGACGCACGACGGGCGCCACCAGCAACTGCTCGACGACGGCATCGCGCAGCTCGTCGCGCTGCTGCGCGAGCCCGACAACCGCGCCGCGATCGCCGCCTACATCGTCGAATGGCTGAAGGGCCGCTATCCGAAGATGGAGCGCGTGATGCCGACCGCCTGGATCAGCGAGAGCGGCGCCGAGCTGATCGCCAACACGGTCACGCGCATGCTGGGGCAGATCGGCGAGGATCCGGACCACCAGTTGCGGCGCAGCTTCGACGCCACCGCCGAACGGCTGGTCGAGCGGCTCAAGACCGACCCGCGGTTCCTTGAAAAGGGCGAGGAACTGAAGCGCTACCTGCGCGACGGCGAGGCGTTCAACGGCTACGTGGCCGAGCTCTGGACCCAACTGCGCGACTGGCTCAAGGCCGATCTCGCGCGCGAGGATTCGGTGCTGCACCGGCAGGCCGCCGCGCTCGGCGGCTGGCTCGGCGAGCGGCTCGCGGCGAGCCCGGCGCTGCGCGCCTCGATGAACGAGCACGTCGAGAAGGCCGCCGCCGAGATGGCGCCCGAGTTCGCGGTGTTCCTCACGCGCCACATCAGCGACACGGTCCGCAACTGGGATACGGCGGAGATGTCGCGTCAGGTCGAGCTCAACATCGGCCGCGACCTGCAGAGCATCCGCGTCAACGGCACGGTGGTGGGCGGGCTGATCGGGCTCGCGCTGTATCTCGTGACCTGCGCGGCGCGCTGGGCCGGCGCCTGGGTGCCGCCGCACTGA
- a CDS encoding Na+/H+ antiporter — translation MSPVSVFKLVLLSFAAIVVLELVAKKLRLPPAAALLVGGAGIAFVPGLPPVNLDPDLVLIVFLPPLLVDGAYFSVWEEFKRNLGGIMLLAIGAVVFTTLAVGAAVHWVVPALPWAACFTLGAIVSPPDAVAAKAVLERVALPRRLMVLLEGESLLNDAAGLVLFRFAVAAALTGAFSFEGAVVRFAELGLGGVAVGFIIGWLLIRFIRLLSDEYLIVTTAVLGGWVSYIAGETLEVSGVISAVTMGMMLGWHQHEIFSATVRVRSTAFWQIMVFLLEALVFVLIGLSLRGVMLRLGGFGEVFATMTPAVLAVLAAVIGSRFVWVFAVETLKLPRRWLGHAEPRADWRAATVMSWAGMRGVVTLAIALSLPEAMPGRDMILVAAFAVILVTVLLQGTTIGPLIRLVAPRDAHAPDARHLSEPQAWSRLARAQLGAIEPLVRDAAGNVVHPRLLEQYTYRAAMAERFQHETAFPAQDVHAHYDVVLAAVSAGRAEMLKMHRGGLIHDEILHVLERDLDLQEVTARHAME, via the coding sequence GTGTCTCCCGTGTCCGTCTTCAAACTCGTCCTGCTGTCGTTCGCCGCGATCGTCGTGCTCGAGCTCGTCGCCAAGAAGCTGCGGCTGCCGCCGGCCGCCGCGCTGCTGGTGGGCGGCGCGGGCATCGCGTTCGTGCCGGGCCTGCCGCCCGTCAACCTCGATCCCGATCTGGTGCTGATCGTGTTCCTGCCGCCGCTGTTGGTGGACGGCGCGTATTTCTCGGTCTGGGAGGAGTTCAAGCGCAACCTGGGCGGCATCATGCTGCTGGCGATCGGCGCGGTGGTGTTCACCACGCTCGCGGTCGGCGCGGCCGTGCATTGGGTCGTGCCGGCGCTGCCGTGGGCCGCCTGCTTCACGCTTGGGGCGATCGTCTCGCCGCCCGACGCGGTGGCCGCCAAGGCCGTGCTCGAACGGGTCGCGCTGCCGCGCCGGCTGATGGTGCTGCTCGAGGGCGAGAGCCTGCTCAACGACGCGGCCGGCCTGGTGCTGTTCCGCTTCGCGGTGGCCGCCGCGCTGACCGGCGCGTTCAGCTTCGAGGGCGCGGTGGTGCGCTTCGCGGAACTCGGGCTGGGCGGCGTGGCGGTGGGCTTCATCATCGGCTGGCTGCTGATCCGCTTCATTCGATTGTTGTCCGACGAATACCTGATCGTCACGACCGCCGTGCTCGGCGGGTGGGTCAGCTACATCGCCGGCGAGACGCTGGAGGTGTCGGGCGTGATCTCGGCCGTCACGATGGGCATGATGCTCGGCTGGCACCAGCACGAGATCTTCAGCGCCACGGTGCGGGTCCGCTCCACGGCGTTCTGGCAGATCATGGTGTTCCTGCTGGAGGCGCTGGTGTTCGTGCTGATCGGGCTGTCGCTGCGCGGCGTGATGCTGCGCCTGGGCGGCTTCGGCGAGGTGTTCGCCACCATGACGCCGGCCGTGCTCGCGGTGCTGGCGGCCGTGATCGGCTCGCGCTTCGTCTGGGTGTTCGCGGTCGAGACGCTGAAGCTGCCGCGCCGCTGGCTCGGCCATGCGGAACCGCGCGCGGACTGGCGCGCGGCCACCGTGATGAGCTGGGCCGGCATGCGCGGGGTGGTGACGCTCGCGATCGCGCTGTCGCTGCCCGAGGCGATGCCGGGCCGCGACATGATCCTGGTGGCCGCGTTCGCGGTGATCCTCGTCACGGTGCTGCTGCAGGGCACCACCATCGGCCCGCTGATCCGGCTGGTCGCGCCGCGCGACGCGCATGCGCCCGATGCGCGCCACCTGAGCGAGCCGCAGGCCTGGAGCCGGCTCGCGCGCGCGCAGCTCGGGGCGATCGAGCCGCTGGTGCGCGACGCCGCCGGCAACGTCGTGCATCCTCGCCTGCTCGAGCAATACACCTATCGCGCGGCGATGGCCGAGCGCTTCCAGCACGAGACCGCGTTCCCGGCGCAGGACGTCCACGCGCACTACGACGTGGTGCTCGCGGCGGTCTCGGCCGGGCGCGCCGAGATGCTGAAGATGCATCGCGGCGGCTTGATCCACGACGAGATCCTGCACGTGCTCGAACGCGATCTCGACCTGCAGGAAGTCACGGCGCGCCACGCCATGGAATGA
- a CDS encoding response regulator — translation MSDTPIQVLLVDDDAALRDLLRTFFQQRGIEVSVLHDATTLERRLERERPSVIVLDLMMPGIDGLTVLKQLRASGDTIPVIMLTARADGVDRVIGLELGADDYLGKPFMPQELLARIHAVLRRHAPAGLARPAAERREALRFGPFRLDFTTRTLYRDTEALKLTGGEYALLEVFAMHPMETLSRARLLDMLHGPYSNLTERGIDVPVWRLRRLLEDDPAQPRYVQTMRGVGYMFVPGGDGDEAPV, via the coding sequence ATGTCCGATACGCCCATCCAGGTCCTGCTGGTCGACGACGATGCCGCGCTGCGCGATCTGCTCCGCACCTTTTTCCAGCAACGTGGCATCGAGGTGTCGGTGCTGCACGACGCCACCACGCTGGAGCGGCGCCTCGAGCGCGAGCGGCCGTCGGTGATCGTGCTCGACCTGATGATGCCCGGCATCGACGGGCTGACCGTGCTCAAGCAGCTGCGCGCGAGCGGCGACACGATCCCGGTGATCATGCTGACGGCGCGCGCCGACGGCGTCGATCGCGTGATCGGCCTCGAACTCGGCGCCGACGACTATCTCGGCAAGCCGTTCATGCCGCAGGAACTGCTCGCGCGGATCCACGCGGTGCTGCGCCGCCACGCGCCGGCCGGCCTCGCGCGGCCCGCCGCCGAACGGCGCGAGGCGCTGCGCTTCGGCCCGTTCCGGCTCGACTTCACGACCCGCACGCTGTATCGCGACACCGAGGCGCTCAAGCTCACGGGCGGCGAATACGCGCTGCTCGAAGTGTTCGCGATGCATCCGATGGAGACGCTCTCTCGCGCGCGGCTGCTCGACATGCTGCACGGGCCGTATTCGAACCTGACCGAGCGCGGCATCGACGTGCCGGTCTGGCGCCTGCGCCGCCTGCTGGAAGACGACCCGGCCCAGCCGCGCTACGTGCAGACGATGCGCGGCGTCGGCTACATGTTCGTGCCCGGCGGCGATGGTGATGAAGCGCCGGTTTGA
- the cyoC gene encoding cytochrome o ubiquinol oxidase subunit III, translating into MAQSTLTADHHHAAEHHHPPSHSVFGFWLYLMTDCILFGTLFAVFAVMQHEFAGGPTAKDLFDIPGVALETAALLLSSITYGFAMIGAHRNNRGAVFGWLAVTFLLGASFLFMEIREFTHLIADGAGPDRSGFLSSFFTLVATHGLHVTMGLIWMVVLVVQIARNPELSEQDVRRLTCLSLFWHFLDIVWICVFTFVYLVSVI; encoded by the coding sequence ATGGCACAAAGCACCCTGACTGCCGATCACCATCACGCGGCAGAGCATCACCATCCGCCGTCGCACTCGGTGTTCGGCTTCTGGCTGTACCTGATGACCGACTGTATCCTGTTCGGCACGCTGTTCGCCGTGTTCGCGGTGATGCAGCACGAGTTCGCCGGCGGCCCCACGGCCAAGGATCTGTTCGACATCCCGGGCGTCGCGCTCGAAACGGCGGCGCTGCTGCTGAGCTCGATCACCTACGGCTTCGCCATGATCGGCGCGCACCGCAACAACCGCGGTGCCGTGTTCGGCTGGCTGGCCGTGACGTTCCTGCTCGGCGCGTCGTTCCTGTTCATGGAAATCCGCGAGTTCACGCACCTGATCGCCGACGGCGCGGGTCCGGACCGCAGCGGCTTCCTGTCGTCGTTCTTCACGCTGGTGGCCACTCACGGTCTGCACGTGACGATGGGCCTGATCTGGATGGTCGTGCTGGTGGTCCAGATCGCTCGCAACCCGGAGCTGTCGGAGCAGGACGTGCGTCGCCTGACGTGCCTGAGCCTGTTCTGGCACTTTCTGGACATCGTCTGGATTTGCGTGTTTACGTTCGTCTACCTCGTGAGTGTGATCTAA
- a CDS encoding ATP-binding protein, whose amino-acid sequence MKRRFDTLFVRLALMAIGLVLVVHAIGLMLLDRERLRLEVEQTRRVIALSTQAQASGSALGLAVSAMLGTSFVDVKDAVAFGCPKPCVDTYGPFERHLREAMPPGTHVVGDGSSRTIWARYPGARYWITLPSTMPSVTRFIGASSLTMLIGIGLAIFGAWRIQRPLRRLAQAVRDFRLGNRQPAVPVGGPREVKDVIANFNEMVSELAQGEQERAVMLAGLAHDLRAPITRMQVRADLLPDQATRNGFLRDAEALSRIVTQFLDFAGEGAEPSPTASVDAHCRQHYGGELDDALVSVDLRAGEGFRLPLVDLDRILSNLIENAMTYGEPPVEISTVALAQGYRLVVRDHGPGIPEAELERAQRPFVRLDAARGGDAHCGLGLAIVKRLVRQRRGSFVASNADDGGFVVTMTFPAA is encoded by the coding sequence ATGAAGCGCCGGTTTGACACGCTGTTCGTCCGGCTCGCGTTGATGGCGATCGGCCTCGTGCTGGTGGTCCACGCGATCGGCCTGATGCTGCTCGACCGCGAGCGGCTGCGCCTGGAAGTGGAGCAGACGCGCCGCGTGATCGCGCTGTCCACGCAGGCGCAGGCGAGCGGCAGCGCGCTCGGGCTGGCGGTCAGCGCGATGCTCGGCACCTCGTTCGTCGACGTGAAGGACGCCGTGGCGTTCGGCTGCCCGAAGCCCTGCGTCGACACCTACGGGCCGTTCGAGCGCCATCTGCGCGAGGCGATGCCGCCCGGCACGCACGTGGTCGGCGACGGCAGCTCGCGCACCATCTGGGCACGTTATCCGGGCGCGCGCTACTGGATCACGCTGCCCTCGACGATGCCGTCGGTCACGCGCTTCATCGGCGCCTCGTCGCTGACGATGCTGATCGGCATCGGCCTCGCGATCTTCGGCGCGTGGCGCATCCAGCGCCCGCTGCGGCGGCTGGCGCAGGCGGTGCGCGATTTCCGGCTCGGCAACCGGCAGCCGGCGGTGCCGGTCGGCGGCCCGCGCGAGGTCAAGGACGTGATCGCGAACTTCAACGAGATGGTGAGCGAGCTGGCGCAGGGCGAGCAGGAGCGCGCGGTGATGCTGGCGGGCCTCGCGCACGACCTGCGCGCGCCGATCACGCGCATGCAGGTGCGTGCCGACCTGCTGCCCGACCAGGCCACGCGCAACGGCTTCCTGCGCGATGCCGAGGCGCTCTCGCGGATCGTCACGCAGTTCCTCGATTTCGCGGGCGAGGGCGCGGAGCCGTCGCCAACCGCGAGCGTCGACGCGCATTGCCGCCAGCATTACGGCGGCGAACTCGACGACGCGCTGGTCAGCGTCGACCTGCGCGCCGGCGAGGGTTTCCGGTTGCCGCTCGTCGATCTCGACCGGATTCTGTCGAACCTGATCGAGAACGCGATGACCTACGGCGAGCCGCCGGTGGAGATCTCCACGGTGGCGCTCGCCCAGGGTTACCGGCTGGTGGTGCGCGATCACGGACCGGGCATTCCCGAGGCCGAACTCGAGCGCGCGCAGCGGCCGTTCGTGCGGCTCGACGCGGCGCGCGGCGGCGACGCGCATTGCGGGCTCGGGCTCGCGATCGTCAAGCGGCTGGTGCGCCAGCGGCGCGGCAGCTTCGTCGCCTCGAACGCCGACGACGGTGGCTTCGTGGTCACCATGACGTTTCCGGCGGCGTGA
- the cyoD gene encoding cytochrome o ubiquinol oxidase subunit IV, which translates to MAHSHTHASHDDASHGTVSSYLVGFVLSVILTAASFGVVLGGWFSTNEVKILVLAALAAVQIVVHLIFFLHMNGSSSQRWNVTAFAYTVLTVVILIVGSLWIMHNVSINMMSR; encoded by the coding sequence ATGGCCCATTCGCATACGCATGCGTCGCACGACGACGCCTCGCACGGCACCGTCAGCAGCTACCTGGTCGGATTCGTGCTGTCGGTGATCCTGACGGCCGCGTCGTTCGGCGTGGTGCTCGGCGGCTGGTTCTCGACCAACGAAGTCAAGATCCTCGTGCTGGCCGCGCTGGCCGCCGTGCAGATCGTGGTTCACCTGATCTTCTTCCTGCACATGAACGGCTCGTCGAGCCAGCGCTGGAACGTGACCGCCTTCGCCTACACGGTGTTGACGGTGGTGATCCTGATCGTCGGTTCGCTGTGGATCATGCACAACGTCAGCATCAACATGATGTCGCGCTGA
- a CDS encoding acetolactate synthase large subunit has product MKASDLFVKALEAEGVEYVFGIPGEENLDLLESIRHSRIKLVLTRHEQAAGFMAATYGRLTGRAGVCLSTLGPGATNLVTAAAYAQLGGMPMLMITGQKPIKTSKQGHFQIVDVVDMMQPLTKLTRQIVSIGHIPSAVREAFRRAEDERPGATHLELPEDIAHEEGDGKPIPASYSRRPVAEEKAVARAVEAIRQARHPLLMIGAGGNRKTSCKMLREFVDATGIPFFTTQMGKGVIDESHPLWLGNATLSDGDFVHRAIDHADCIINVGHDVIEKPPFFMRGGDKTVIHVNFLGAQVDPVYFPQIEVVGDIANAVWQMKQALAEPPKWDFSRFMLIKERFDAHLKKGEDDPRFPLHPVRVVHDLYGALPGDGIACLDNGMYKIWFARYWRAHEPNSLLLDNALASMGAGLPSAIATKIVHPHRKVVAICGDGGFMMNSQELETAVRLKLDLVVLVLRDDAFGMIRWKQENMNFPDYAMTLDNPDFVAYAQSYGAHGHRAESADALAPLLARCLASPGVHLVDVPIDYSDNEKILNREIPRLSAQL; this is encoded by the coding sequence ATGAAAGCATCCGATCTGTTCGTCAAGGCACTGGAAGCGGAGGGCGTCGAATACGTATTCGGCATCCCCGGCGAAGAAAATCTCGATCTGCTCGAATCGATCCGCCATTCGCGGATCAAGCTGGTGCTGACGCGCCACGAGCAGGCGGCCGGCTTCATGGCCGCCACCTACGGGCGGCTCACCGGCCGCGCCGGCGTCTGCCTCTCCACGCTCGGCCCGGGCGCCACCAACCTCGTCACGGCCGCTGCCTACGCGCAGCTGGGCGGCATGCCGATGCTGATGATCACCGGCCAGAAGCCGATCAAGACCAGCAAGCAGGGCCATTTCCAGATCGTCGACGTGGTCGACATGATGCAGCCGCTCACCAAGCTCACGCGCCAGATCGTGTCGATCGGCCATATCCCGTCGGCGGTGCGCGAGGCGTTCCGGCGCGCCGAGGACGAGCGCCCCGGCGCGACCCATCTCGAACTGCCCGAGGACATCGCGCACGAGGAAGGGGACGGCAAGCCGATCCCGGCCAGCTACAGCCGCCGCCCGGTGGCCGAGGAAAAGGCGGTGGCGCGCGCGGTCGAGGCGATCCGCCAGGCCCGCCATCCGCTCCTGATGATCGGCGCGGGCGGCAACCGCAAGACCAGCTGCAAGATGCTGCGCGAGTTCGTGGACGCCACCGGCATCCCGTTCTTCACGACGCAGATGGGCAAGGGCGTGATCGACGAATCGCATCCGCTCTGGCTCGGCAACGCCACGCTGTCCGACGGCGATTTCGTGCATCGCGCGATCGACCACGCCGACTGCATCATCAACGTCGGCCACGACGTGATCGAGAAGCCGCCGTTCTTCATGCGCGGCGGCGACAAGACGGTCATCCACGTCAACTTCCTCGGCGCGCAGGTCGATCCGGTCTATTTCCCGCAGATCGAGGTGGTGGGCGACATCGCCAACGCGGTCTGGCAGATGAAGCAGGCGCTGGCCGAGCCGCCGAAGTGGGACTTCTCGCGCTTCATGCTGATCAAGGAGCGCTTCGACGCGCATCTGAAGAAGGGCGAGGACGACCCGCGCTTCCCGCTGCACCCGGTGCGGGTGGTGCATGACCTGTACGGCGCGCTGCCCGGGGACGGCATCGCCTGCCTCGACAACGGCATGTACAAGATCTGGTTCGCGCGCTACTGGCGCGCCCACGAGCCGAACTCGCTGCTGCTCGACAACGCGCTGGCCTCGATGGGCGCCGGGCTGCCCTCGGCGATCGCCACCAAGATCGTCCATCCGCACAGGAAGGTGGTGGCGATCTGCGGCGACGGCGGCTTCATGATGAATTCGCAGGAGCTGGAGACGGCGGTGCGCCTGAAGCTCGACCTGGTGGTGCTGGTGCTGCGCGACGACGCGTTCGGCATGATCCGCTGGAAGCAGGAGAACATGAACTTCCCCGACTACGCGATGACGCTCGACAACCCCGACTTCGTCGCCTATGCGCAAAGCTACGGCGCGCACGGCCATCGCGCGGAATCGGCCGACGCGCTCGCGCCGCTGCTCGCGCGCTGCCTGGCAAGCCCGGGCGTGCATCTGGTCGACGTGCCGATCGACTACTCGGACAACGAGAAGATCCTGAACCGCGAGATCCCGCGCCTGTCCGCGCAGCTCTGA